From the genome of Drosophila melanogaster chromosome 2L, one region includes:
- the Wdr62 gene encoding WD repeat domain 62, isoform H has protein sequence MDAPDVGRIIRAPARRKRNDEQLMDRIKLKKVLGLTVCSNAALDVSPVSGLLAYPAGCTVVLFNAKRQTQAYLVNTSRKAFTSVAFSRCGRYVATGECGINPAIKVWELETPNGSLEHCSGGSVVAEFVDHKYAVTCVAFSPTGKYLVSVGSQHDMIVNVFDWRANLKMASNKISSKVAAVCFSEDGSYFVTVGNRHVKYWYLEGGRKYKDPIPLMGRSAILGDLRDNDFCAVACGKGICAESTYAITRQGHLVEFSSRRLLDKWVQCRTTNANCICVNERFILVGCAESIIRIFNSATLEYVTTLPRTHYLGVDVAQGIQINHIMSVPQQAKFPDCIAMVFDEQRSKVSCVYNDHSLYIWDLRDISRVGKSHSFLYHSTCIWGVETVPYNVEREPSQTLPEECFVTCSSDDTIRVWGLDGCTNNDIYRRNIYSKELLKIVYSDDELQFIKDQGSSLFDKAGNSSYDGRNGVRCIKISPELQHLASGDRCGNIRVYSLVNLRLLTTIEAHESEVLCLEYSNEKIERKLLASASRDRLIHVFDVAQNYLLLQTLDDHSSSITSIKFVGAGLNFQMISCGADKSIMFRSFQGNIFMRGTNTSGKTTLYDMEVDSNAKHILTACQDRNVRVYGTQNAKQTKTFKGSHSDEGSLIKLSLDPSGIYVATSCTDKTLAVYDYYSNECMARMYGHSELVTGLKFTNDCRHLISASGDGCIFIWQVPHDMIVTMQARMSQQRLRSGHAPLPRPLAPISPPDGIVLESPTSEIEQPQLQPKFGVAERFSDVGQLPQWAMRKAAADSDSGALSIPTPSGGSATVPGMHAASSMGNLSSSPSQQMTGLAPRARGRWAQRSTQLETADDLRSNSESPLGTVSSVGGHSGVNVQTSDYNSASSKDITYNQTYLSEDSSIDSGMETRRGELKFIGSSNNGTVVTVSSVSSIAVSASNGAMSTGSGAAQQRLQLPDKRLKPGLRFDTHTHDHDGDVEDISDGERTSSDHGMFYNNLAPSTPTDFKVTAMNEDELRKSVRRQKFEKSGLQLTPSALSGNGSSHTASTGTGTSDTEDEGSTPSAENAERSLASTLGGSSENLPQSSTNSFLHAALPEGPGLTTPMERGGSSRRSISAKHNTENGKSVAAPPTITKSYTSTKKEELLQVINKVKQQLENVGHRPLRGSHSISDLSLAANLDGSRNAGGGPGRYQKPAGKSQNGTPQKPQVQHRNGNVSRSASKRNSLQGKTGLGASSNSMNVLNQGSDSEPEDSNRLRSASNGQGRSNGPIAANRQYSNKINNVNNNRRKTPNFSSATPMQDDSSSEETPNSTVNNKPIVPPRPRNLAFDHKSKLMINNSGSPGGNAKQRSGVTSTEDFEGTDPEAQVHNVINKLYTTTQAAMQLHANLKNTLLLKELENALIMSRNMLSSITNRQADKTNNGGGGLGVGGSGGLNHDQLNADNGDYLMMVNNCADLLSNLRTKHKPDDCENNS, from the exons ATAAAACTCAAAAAGGTCCTGGGCCTCACCGTGTGCAGCAATGCGGCTCTGGATGTGTCCCCAGTCAGCGGCCTGCTGGCCTATCCAGCTGG CTGCACCGTGGTGCTCTTCAACGCAAAACGCCAGACACAGGCCTACCTGGTCAACACCTCCCGCAAAGCATTCACATCCGTGGCGTTCTCCCGGTGTGGTCGCTACGTGGCCACCGGGGAGTGTGGCATCAATCCGGCCATCAAGGTCTGGGAGCTGGAGACTCCGAACGGAAGTCTGGAGCACTGCAGCGGCGGCAGTGTTGTTGCAGAGTTTGTGGACCACAAATACGCCGTCACTTGTGTG GCCTTTTCGCCCACTGGCAAGTACCTGGTTTCGGTGGGCTCCCAGCACGACATGATTGTGAATGTGTTCGACTGGCGGGCCAACCTCAAGATGGCCTCGAATAAAATCAGCTCCAAGGTGGCtgccgtgtgcttttccgagGATGGCAGCTATTTTGTGACCGTGGGTAATCGCCACGTGAAATACTGGTATCTAGAGGGTGGCAGAAAG TACAAGGATCCTATTCCCCTGATGGGTCGCAGCGCCATTCTGGGCGATTTGCGGGACAACGACTTTTGTGCGGTGGCGTGCGGCAAGGGGATCTGTGCGGAGAGCACGTACGCCATCACGCGGCAAGGACACTTGGTGGAGTTCAGCTCCCGCCGCCTGCTCGACAAGTGGGTGCAGTGCCGCACCACCAATGCCAACTGTATCTGCGTGAATGAGAGGTTCATTCTCGTGGGGTGTGCGGAGTCCATCATTCGCATCTTCAATTCGGCCACGCTGGAATACGTGACCACTCTGCCTAGAACTCATTACTTGGGCGTGGATGTGGCCCAGGGCATCCAGATCAACCACATCATGTCGGTGCCACAGCAGGCCAAGTTCCCCGACTGCATTGCCATGGTGTTCGACGAACAGCGTTCGAAG gtgAGTTGCGTTTACAACGATCACTCTCTTTACATCTGGGATCTGCGCGACATCTCACGAGTGGGCAAGTCGCACTCGTTCCTTTATCACTCCACTTGCATCTGGGGCGTGGAGACAGTGCCATATAACGTGGAGCGGGAGCCATCGCAAACCCTTCCAGAGGAATGCTTCGTCACCTGCTCGTCGGACGACACGATCCGTGTCTGGGGTTTGGACGGATGCACCAACAACGATATCTACCGAAGGAACATCTACTCCAAGGAGCTGCTGAAGATCGTCTACAGCGACGATGAACTGCAGTTTATCAAGGATCAGGGCTCGTCTCTGTTCGACAAAGCTGGAAACTCCTCCTACGATGGAAGGAATGGAGTGCGGTGCATCAAGATCAGTCCGGAACTGCAGCACTTGGCAAGTGGAGATCGGTGCGGCAACATACGCGTGTACAGTCTGGTCAATCTGCGCCTGCTCACCACCATCGAAGCCCATGAGTCTGAGGTGCTTTGTTTGGAGTATTCCAACGAGAAGATCGAGCGAAAGTTGTTGGCCAGTGCCAGTAGGGATCGGCTGATCCATGTGTTCGACGTGGCGCAGAATTATCTACTGCTACAAACGCTGGACGATCACAGCTCCTCCATCACCTCCATCAAGTTTGTAGGTGCAGGACTTAACTTCCAGATGATCAGTTGTGGCGCCGACAAGTCCATTATGTTTAGGAGTTTTCAG ggaaatattttcatgaGGGGCACCAACACCTCAGGAAAGACGACGTTGTACGACATGGAGGTGGACTCGAATGCCAAGCACATTTTGACAGCCTGCCAGGATCGCAACGTGCGGGTTTACGGAACCCAGAATGCCAAGCAAACAAAGACCTTCAAGGGCTCTCATTCAGACGAAGGAAGTCTGATCAAACTCAGTCTCGATCCCAGTGGCATCTATGTGGCCACTTCCTGCACGGATAAAACGCTTGCTGTTTATGATTACTACTCGAACGAGTGCATGGCAAGGATGTACGGTCACAGCGAGTTGGTCACGGGACTTAAGTTCACCAACGATTGCAGACATTTAATTTCCGCAAGTGGCGACGGTTGCATTTTCATATGGCAAGTGCCACACGATATGATAGTGACCATGCAGGCCAGGATGTCGCAACAGCGTCTCAGATCTGGGCATGCTCCATTGCCGCGACCCTTGGCTCCTATTTCGCCACCGGATGGTATTGTCCTGGAATCGCCAACCAGTGAAATAGAGCAGCCGCAATTGCAGCCCAAGTTTGGAGTGGCCGAAAGGTTTTCCGATGTGGGTCAACTGCCTCAGTGGGCGATGCGAAAAGCAGCTGCCGATTCGGATAGTGGGGCCTTATCCATACCCACGCCCAGTGGTGGATCTGCGACTGTGCCTGGCATGCATGCTGCTTCATCGATGGGAAATCTAAGCTCATCGCCCAGTCAACAGATGACAGGACTGGCACCACGGGCCAGGGGAAGATGGGCCCAAAGGAGCACTCAGTTGGAAACGGCCGATGACCTGCGTTCCAACTCCGAAAGTCCTCTGGGAACCGTTTCGTCTGTAGGTGGTCACAGCGGTGTGAATGTCCAGACTTCTGATTACAATAGTGCCTCTTCCAAGGACATTACGTACAATCAAACCTACTTGAGTGAGGACTCCTCCATCGATTCGGGAATGGAGACGCGAAGGGGCGAACTCAAGTTTattggcagcagcaacaatggaACGGTGGTCACTGTGTCCTCCGTTTCCTCGATTGCTGTTTCTGCCTCCAACGGTGCCATGTCAACGGGTTCTGGAGCTGCCCAACAGCGTCTCCAGTTGCCGGATAAACGGTTAAAGCCGGGTCTGCGATTCGATACCCATACCCATGATCACGATGGGGATGTGGAGGACATCTCCGATGGAGAGAGAACTAGCTCCGATCACGGAATGTTTTACAACAACCTCGCGCCCAGCACGCCAAC AGATTTCAAGGTGACGGCCATGAACGAGGATGAGCTGCGCAAATCGGTGCGCCGTCAGAAGTTTGAAAAGTCCGGCCTTCAGCTTACCCCTTCGGCCCtcagcggaaacggaagttcGCATACTGCGAGCACCGGAACTGGGACCTCCGATACCGAAGACGAAGGCTCCACGCCCAGTGCCGAAAATGCCGAACGGTCGCTGGCCTCGACGTTGGGTGGCAGCTCGGAGAATCTGCCCCAGAGCAGCACCAACAGCTTCCTGCACGCCGCTTTGCCAGAGGGACCGGGACTAACAACGCCAATGGAAAGGGGTGGCAGCA GTCGCCGCAGCATCAGCGCCAAGCACAATACGGAGAATGGGAAAAGCGTGGCCGCGCCGCCCACCATCACCAAGTCGTATACAAGTACCAAAAAGGAGGAGCTGTTGCAGGTCATCAACAAGGTCAAGCAGCAGCTGGAGAAT GTAGGCCATAGACCCCTCCGGGGAAGCCATAGCATATCGGACCTCAGTCTGGCAGCCAACTTGGATGGATCAAGGAATGCGGGCGGAGGACCAGGACGTTACCAGAAGCCAG CTGGAAAATCGCAGAATGGCACTCCACAGAAGCCGCAGGTCCAGCACCGAAATGGAAACGTCTCGCGATCGGCCAGCAAAAGGAACAGTTTGCAGGGCAAAACTGGGTTGGGTGCCTCCAGCAACTCAATGAATGTTCTCAATCAGGGC AGCGACTCGGAACCCGAGGATAGCAACCGCTTGCGCAGTGCCAGCAACGGACAGGGACGCAGCAACGGACCCATTG CTGCGAATCGCCAGTACAGCAACAAGATTAACAATGTCAACAACAATCGGCGAAAGACGCCAAACTTTAGCAGTG CCACGCCCATGCAGGACGACTCCAGCTCCGAGGAGACGCCCAATAGCACTGTCAACAACAAACCCATTGTGCCACCAAGGCCTAGGAACCTGGCATTTGATCACAAGAGCAAACTGATGATCAACAATAGTGGCAGCCCCGGCGGAAATGCCAAACAGCGGAGCGGAGTGACTTCCACAGAGGATTTTGAGGGCACAGATc CTGAAGCCCAAGTACACAATGTGATCAATAAACTTTATACAACCACACAGGCAGCTATGCAGCTGCATGCGAATCTAAAGAATACGCTACTGCTGAAGGAACTGGAGAACGCCCTGATCATGTCCAGGAATATGCTAAGCAGCATCACCAATCG ACAAGCGGATAAGACGAACAACGGAGGTGGGGGATTAGGAGTGGGTGGAAGTGGGGGATTGAaccacgatcagctgaacgcTGACAACGGAGACTATCTGATGATGGTCAACAACTGTGCCGATCTTTTGAGCAATTTACGCACGAAGCACAAACCCGATGACTGTGAGAATAACTCCTAG
- the Wdr62 gene encoding WD repeat domain 62, isoform A: MDAPDVGRIIRAPARRKRNDEQLMDRIKLKKVLGLTVCSNAALDVSPVSGLLAYPAGCTVVLFNAKRQTQAYLVNTSRKAFTSVAFSRCGRYVATGECGINPAIKVWELETPNGSLEHCSGGSVVAEFVDHKYAVTCVAFSPTGKYLVSVGSQHDMIVNVFDWRANLKMASNKISSKVAAVCFSEDGSYFVTVGNRHVKYWYLEGGRKYKDPIPLMGRSAILGDLRDNDFCAVACGKGICAESTYAITRQGHLVEFSSRRLLDKWVQCRTTNANCICVNERFILVGCAESIIRIFNSATLEYVTTLPRTHYLGVDVAQGIQINHIMSVPQQAKFPDCIAMVFDEQRSKVSCVYNDHSLYIWDLRDISRVGKSHSFLYHSTCIWGVETVPYNVEREPSQTLPEECFVTCSSDDTIRVWGLDGCTNNDIYRRNIYSKELLKIVYSDDELQFIKDQGSSLFDKAGNSSYDGRNGVRCIKISPELQHLASGDRCGNIRVYSLVNLRLLTTIEAHESEVLCLEYSNEKIERKLLASASRDRLIHVFDVAQNYLLLQTLDDHSSSITSIKFVGAGLNFQMISCGADKSIMFRSFQGNIFMRGTNTSGKTTLYDMEVDSNAKHILTACQDRNVRVYGTQNAKQTKTFKGSHSDEGSLIKLSLDPSGIYVATSCTDKTLAVYDYYSNECMARMYGHSELVTGLKFTNDCRHLISASGDGCIFIWQVPHDMIVTMQARMSQQRLRSGHAPLPRPLAPISPPDGIVLESPTSEIEQPQLQPKFGVAERFSDVGQLPQWAMRKAAADSDSGALSIPTPSGGSATVPGMHAASSMGNLSSSPSQQMTGLAPRARGRWAQRSTQLETADDLRSNSESPLGTVSSVGGHSGVNVQTSDYNSASSKDITYNQTYLSEDSSIDSGMETRRGELKFIGSSNNGTVVTVSSVSSIAVSASNGAMSTGSGAAQQRLQLPDKRLKPGLRFDTHTHDHDGDVEDISDGERTSSDHGMFYNNLAPSTPTDFKVTAMNEDELRKSVRRQKFEKSGLQLTPSALSGNGSSHTASTGTGTSDTEDEGSTPSAENAERSLASTLGGSSENLPQSSTNSFLHAALPEGPGLTTPMERGGSSRRSISAKHNTENGKSVAAPPTITKSYTSTKKEELLQVINKVKQQLENVGHRPLRGSHSISDLSLAANLDGSRNAGGGPGRYQKPGNPKTLNPMPIEESSIRRACSLSDLHMGNFGKPGKSQNGTPQKPQVQHRNGNVSRSASKRNSLQGKTGLGASSNSMNVLNQGSDSEPEDSNRLRSASNGQGRSNGPIAANRQYSNKINNVNNNRRKTPNFSSATPMQDDSSSEETPNSTVNNKPIVPPRPRNLAFDHKSKLMINNSGSPGGNAKQRSGVTSTEDFEGTDPEAQVHNVINKLYTTTQAAMQLHANLKNTLLLKELENALIMSRNMLSSITNRQADKTNNGGGGLGVGGSGGLNHDQLNADNGDYLMMVNNCADLLSNLRTKHKPDDCENNS; this comes from the exons ATAAAACTCAAAAAGGTCCTGGGCCTCACCGTGTGCAGCAATGCGGCTCTGGATGTGTCCCCAGTCAGCGGCCTGCTGGCCTATCCAGCTGG CTGCACCGTGGTGCTCTTCAACGCAAAACGCCAGACACAGGCCTACCTGGTCAACACCTCCCGCAAAGCATTCACATCCGTGGCGTTCTCCCGGTGTGGTCGCTACGTGGCCACCGGGGAGTGTGGCATCAATCCGGCCATCAAGGTCTGGGAGCTGGAGACTCCGAACGGAAGTCTGGAGCACTGCAGCGGCGGCAGTGTTGTTGCAGAGTTTGTGGACCACAAATACGCCGTCACTTGTGTG GCCTTTTCGCCCACTGGCAAGTACCTGGTTTCGGTGGGCTCCCAGCACGACATGATTGTGAATGTGTTCGACTGGCGGGCCAACCTCAAGATGGCCTCGAATAAAATCAGCTCCAAGGTGGCtgccgtgtgcttttccgagGATGGCAGCTATTTTGTGACCGTGGGTAATCGCCACGTGAAATACTGGTATCTAGAGGGTGGCAGAAAG TACAAGGATCCTATTCCCCTGATGGGTCGCAGCGCCATTCTGGGCGATTTGCGGGACAACGACTTTTGTGCGGTGGCGTGCGGCAAGGGGATCTGTGCGGAGAGCACGTACGCCATCACGCGGCAAGGACACTTGGTGGAGTTCAGCTCCCGCCGCCTGCTCGACAAGTGGGTGCAGTGCCGCACCACCAATGCCAACTGTATCTGCGTGAATGAGAGGTTCATTCTCGTGGGGTGTGCGGAGTCCATCATTCGCATCTTCAATTCGGCCACGCTGGAATACGTGACCACTCTGCCTAGAACTCATTACTTGGGCGTGGATGTGGCCCAGGGCATCCAGATCAACCACATCATGTCGGTGCCACAGCAGGCCAAGTTCCCCGACTGCATTGCCATGGTGTTCGACGAACAGCGTTCGAAG gtgAGTTGCGTTTACAACGATCACTCTCTTTACATCTGGGATCTGCGCGACATCTCACGAGTGGGCAAGTCGCACTCGTTCCTTTATCACTCCACTTGCATCTGGGGCGTGGAGACAGTGCCATATAACGTGGAGCGGGAGCCATCGCAAACCCTTCCAGAGGAATGCTTCGTCACCTGCTCGTCGGACGACACGATCCGTGTCTGGGGTTTGGACGGATGCACCAACAACGATATCTACCGAAGGAACATCTACTCCAAGGAGCTGCTGAAGATCGTCTACAGCGACGATGAACTGCAGTTTATCAAGGATCAGGGCTCGTCTCTGTTCGACAAAGCTGGAAACTCCTCCTACGATGGAAGGAATGGAGTGCGGTGCATCAAGATCAGTCCGGAACTGCAGCACTTGGCAAGTGGAGATCGGTGCGGCAACATACGCGTGTACAGTCTGGTCAATCTGCGCCTGCTCACCACCATCGAAGCCCATGAGTCTGAGGTGCTTTGTTTGGAGTATTCCAACGAGAAGATCGAGCGAAAGTTGTTGGCCAGTGCCAGTAGGGATCGGCTGATCCATGTGTTCGACGTGGCGCAGAATTATCTACTGCTACAAACGCTGGACGATCACAGCTCCTCCATCACCTCCATCAAGTTTGTAGGTGCAGGACTTAACTTCCAGATGATCAGTTGTGGCGCCGACAAGTCCATTATGTTTAGGAGTTTTCAG ggaaatattttcatgaGGGGCACCAACACCTCAGGAAAGACGACGTTGTACGACATGGAGGTGGACTCGAATGCCAAGCACATTTTGACAGCCTGCCAGGATCGCAACGTGCGGGTTTACGGAACCCAGAATGCCAAGCAAACAAAGACCTTCAAGGGCTCTCATTCAGACGAAGGAAGTCTGATCAAACTCAGTCTCGATCCCAGTGGCATCTATGTGGCCACTTCCTGCACGGATAAAACGCTTGCTGTTTATGATTACTACTCGAACGAGTGCATGGCAAGGATGTACGGTCACAGCGAGTTGGTCACGGGACTTAAGTTCACCAACGATTGCAGACATTTAATTTCCGCAAGTGGCGACGGTTGCATTTTCATATGGCAAGTGCCACACGATATGATAGTGACCATGCAGGCCAGGATGTCGCAACAGCGTCTCAGATCTGGGCATGCTCCATTGCCGCGACCCTTGGCTCCTATTTCGCCACCGGATGGTATTGTCCTGGAATCGCCAACCAGTGAAATAGAGCAGCCGCAATTGCAGCCCAAGTTTGGAGTGGCCGAAAGGTTTTCCGATGTGGGTCAACTGCCTCAGTGGGCGATGCGAAAAGCAGCTGCCGATTCGGATAGTGGGGCCTTATCCATACCCACGCCCAGTGGTGGATCTGCGACTGTGCCTGGCATGCATGCTGCTTCATCGATGGGAAATCTAAGCTCATCGCCCAGTCAACAGATGACAGGACTGGCACCACGGGCCAGGGGAAGATGGGCCCAAAGGAGCACTCAGTTGGAAACGGCCGATGACCTGCGTTCCAACTCCGAAAGTCCTCTGGGAACCGTTTCGTCTGTAGGTGGTCACAGCGGTGTGAATGTCCAGACTTCTGATTACAATAGTGCCTCTTCCAAGGACATTACGTACAATCAAACCTACTTGAGTGAGGACTCCTCCATCGATTCGGGAATGGAGACGCGAAGGGGCGAACTCAAGTTTattggcagcagcaacaatggaACGGTGGTCACTGTGTCCTCCGTTTCCTCGATTGCTGTTTCTGCCTCCAACGGTGCCATGTCAACGGGTTCTGGAGCTGCCCAACAGCGTCTCCAGTTGCCGGATAAACGGTTAAAGCCGGGTCTGCGATTCGATACCCATACCCATGATCACGATGGGGATGTGGAGGACATCTCCGATGGAGAGAGAACTAGCTCCGATCACGGAATGTTTTACAACAACCTCGCGCCCAGCACGCCAAC AGATTTCAAGGTGACGGCCATGAACGAGGATGAGCTGCGCAAATCGGTGCGCCGTCAGAAGTTTGAAAAGTCCGGCCTTCAGCTTACCCCTTCGGCCCtcagcggaaacggaagttcGCATACTGCGAGCACCGGAACTGGGACCTCCGATACCGAAGACGAAGGCTCCACGCCCAGTGCCGAAAATGCCGAACGGTCGCTGGCCTCGACGTTGGGTGGCAGCTCGGAGAATCTGCCCCAGAGCAGCACCAACAGCTTCCTGCACGCCGCTTTGCCAGAGGGACCGGGACTAACAACGCCAATGGAAAGGGGTGGCAGCA GTCGCCGCAGCATCAGCGCCAAGCACAATACGGAGAATGGGAAAAGCGTGGCCGCGCCGCCCACCATCACCAAGTCGTATACAAGTACCAAAAAGGAGGAGCTGTTGCAGGTCATCAACAAGGTCAAGCAGCAGCTGGAGAAT GTAGGCCATAGACCCCTCCGGGGAAGCCATAGCATATCGGACCTCAGTCTGGCAGCCAACTTGGATGGATCAAGGAATGCGGGCGGAGGACCAGGACGTTACCAGAAGCCAG GCAATCCCAAAACGCTCAATCCCATGCCCATCGAGGAGTCCTCCATACGCCGCGCTTGCTCGCTGAGCGACCTGCACATGGGCAACTTTGGCAAGC CTGGAAAATCGCAGAATGGCACTCCACAGAAGCCGCAGGTCCAGCACCGAAATGGAAACGTCTCGCGATCGGCCAGCAAAAGGAACAGTTTGCAGGGCAAAACTGGGTTGGGTGCCTCCAGCAACTCAATGAATGTTCTCAATCAGGGC AGCGACTCGGAACCCGAGGATAGCAACCGCTTGCGCAGTGCCAGCAACGGACAGGGACGCAGCAACGGACCCATTG CTGCGAATCGCCAGTACAGCAACAAGATTAACAATGTCAACAACAATCGGCGAAAGACGCCAAACTTTAGCAGTG CCACGCCCATGCAGGACGACTCCAGCTCCGAGGAGACGCCCAATAGCACTGTCAACAACAAACCCATTGTGCCACCAAGGCCTAGGAACCTGGCATTTGATCACAAGAGCAAACTGATGATCAACAATAGTGGCAGCCCCGGCGGAAATGCCAAACAGCGGAGCGGAGTGACTTCCACAGAGGATTTTGAGGGCACAGATc CTGAAGCCCAAGTACACAATGTGATCAATAAACTTTATACAACCACACAGGCAGCTATGCAGCTGCATGCGAATCTAAAGAATACGCTACTGCTGAAGGAACTGGAGAACGCCCTGATCATGTCCAGGAATATGCTAAGCAGCATCACCAATCG ACAAGCGGATAAGACGAACAACGGAGGTGGGGGATTAGGAGTGGGTGGAAGTGGGGGATTGAaccacgatcagctgaacgcTGACAACGGAGACTATCTGATGATGGTCAACAACTGTGCCGATCTTTTGAGCAATTTACGCACGAAGCACAAACCCGATGACTGTGAGAATAACTCCTAG